The DNA window AAAAAGCAAAGGTGATGGGACTTGTGGGTGATATGGGATTTGATGCAATAGACAACGGGCTGCTGAAAGATTCTTGGAGTCAGCAACCTAATTCTCCTGGGTATTGCTGTGACTACACGGCAGAAGAGCTCAACGATATACGTTCCAAATCAACTGCGACAAAAGAAAGTGTTTTCCAGAACCACAAGCGATTCGATGCGGAATTTGTTGCGTTGGCCAATGGTGGCTTCAGCCACGAGAATGTTATCAGAGTGAATAGAGAATTGAACAAGTAAGCAATACGAATATACAAAGACATTATGAAGAAGATTATGATTATAGACGGAGGTCCACGCAAGACCTTCAATACGGCAAAGATGATTGAAGCTTTCACTGCTGGTGCAAAAGAAGCCGACGAAACCATCGAGGTGAAACACGTGAGACTTTACGATATAAACTATTACGGCTGTGTAGCATGTATGGCTTGCAAGGTAAAAAATAGTAAATTTACAGAATACTGTGCCTACAAGGATGGCATCACTGAAGTTTTAAAAGAAACAGCTTTTGCCGATGGCATCGTGTTTGCATCGCCCATTTTTTACAGCGATATCACTGCACAACTCCGTGCATTCATCGAGCGACTTACCTTTCCTTGGCTTTCCTATAATAACTATACCACTCATGCACCAAAGCGTGTGCCTACAGCTATCATCTATACGATGAATGCTACAGAGGAATACCAGCCGCAAATGGAAGCGATGTACGATAGAAACGAAAGTCTAGTTGCTCGATTCCTCACACAACCAGAACGTATTATAGCCATGAATACTTTGCAGGTGAAGAATTACGATCTATATGAAATGGCCGGTTTTTCTAAAGAAAAGAAAGGAGACTGGCATAAAAGCCATTGGGAATTAGAACTGCAGAATGCACATCAGGCAGGAATTCGAATGGTAAAACAGTTGCAGTAAAACTGTATAATGATTCCAATTACTTTTAAAGTTGGATGGAGACTAATACAGTCCTTTGCGGAAGTTTTTCTTTTGGTTAGTTTTATCTCCTTGTTGCAAATATATTTAATTTTAATA is part of the uncultured Bacteroides sp. genome and encodes:
- a CDS encoding flavodoxin family protein, whose product is MKKIMIIDGGPRKTFNTAKMIEAFTAGAKEADETIEVKHVRLYDINYYGCVACMACKVKNSKFTEYCAYKDGITEVLKETAFADGIVFASPIFYSDITAQLRAFIERLTFPWLSYNNYTTHAPKRVPTAIIYTMNATEEYQPQMEAMYDRNESLVARFLTQPERIIAMNTLQVKNYDLYEMAGFSKEKKGDWHKSHWELELQNAHQAGIRMVKQLQ